The window AGTGCTGGCTCCAGGTACTCGATCAACTGACATTGGCTGGAAATAGTGGCTGAGACAGGGGCATTGCTTTGGATGTGGCGCTAATGCACTTCGCAGTGAAGTCATGTGTGGGTTGGACGAGTCCACGGCTCCAACCAAGCTGGGGCGAAGAACCATGTCACGCAATCCAAGTCTGATACTTGCAAGTCCAagactaagtacttacaagtgcacactgtacaagtattacttgtaatagtacttcaagtacggaggacggagcaattacaagtactgtggaaatacggagtaccatgtactgtacatgcactctcGTAACAGAAAGAAAAACCCGAGTACAATTACAAGAAAGTACTAAAAAAATGTATAACTGTCTCCTTGTTTGTTTCTTTATCCATTCGTAGCTTCTCAATAAGTAAAAACCCCTAATTTTAATACGAGAAATAATATTTAACTGATAATCATGGTTACTTTATGAGTAATACCTCTGTACGATTTGAGCTTTATATATATCTCTATGTATattatacaagtacttacagagcaCACCGACTGAAATAGCACAAAGAggtattaagtacttgtcaTCCGCTCTTTCGGGGTGCTGCGAAGGCGTCTCAGTACCAAAGGTACTGGGAGTGAGCAGCTAGGAGCTAAGGGAACTCTGGGCGGCGAGTGGGGAGCATTGGTCCCAAAGAAGTGCCCCTCTTCCTTTACTTATTTGCAAAGAGTCAGTAGCCTTGCTTGAGGACTTTGGAAAATAACCACGCAGCCTCTGTCGTGTACAAGCATGTGCATTCAGATATGATTTGGCTACTTTCATAAGCATATCAGTACTTATACAACGTGGTCAAGAATTTCCAATAATAACCCACACATATGAATAAAGAAATAAAAGTTGTGAGCGGAAATTCCGCAGTGTTGTGATGCAGATGTAGTTGCACGACTGGTTTTGCTATTAAGTATGATGGCTCAACGGCGAAATTTGCTGGAAAAAAACTCtaggagtacggagttcgtactccgttcttATTAACCATGTGCGGCAAAACAGCACACAGGCGCCGCAGCCTTTTCATGAATCTGCAACGGTGGAGTGTGTGTATTGTACATACTGGCATGAGTAGTTGTACGAAtaagtaattaagtacagtacatgtataataCTCTGTAACTATCGACACAttgtgtacatgtgcatgtacatgtacaacatGAATGGAATCCTGACTGTATTCCGCACAAGTAGATGTAAGTATTTGTAAgtgtactacagtacagtacgtactatactgtacaagtgaATGGGTGttattattataattaataactacaactacggagtacagtacttaagtactgtataatGCCGCAAGTATCTCCTTCCTAGGCTTTCATGCAAGAAATCACAGTCTGCAGAATGTGGCGTGTGCCCAAAGACTAAGGGCATAGATAAACGCTTGCTTGCTTAACACGTCCTTACGCATCTGATCTGACAATGTTACATTTCCGAGGCTTTTTTAGTAGATTCTTCGCATCTCGGGCATTCCAACTCAAGCCCTTGCTTTCTAGCGCTTTATTTCAGTCCAGCGTTCGAACTCCACGTTGCCTACAGCAGCCAGAGGTGTTGGCAACTTGCCCGACTCCTGGCTGacagcatcgtcgccaccaaGACGCTTTAGATACGACGGTACACGAAAGTCTCCCGTCCACAGTGTCAAATTACACCCAAGAGCACTCTGCTCACTCTCCCGCATATTCAAGCGGGATCACGTTTCCATTTTTTTGCCGATCGTCGGTAAGGGCTAAAATGGTCCCTCTCTGCTTCTCGCAGTCACTGGCTCCCGAACTTCCTTCCAGCCTCATTCACCTCCATCCAGCAGCACACTTCAAAGGTGCCACTAGAAACAAAAATCCAAGCATCGGATCCAAAGGTGCTTTCAGCAGTTCCTTGGGCGAATCTTCATTTGTTGCATGCGCTGTGCCATGTTGCCGTAAGAATGGCATTCCAAACCAGCGTCCTCAGAGACGGGGAATGGGTGACGGAGACGGCAAACTTTCAAGCCGCCCTGGAACAGGCAACAGCTTCCACAGTTGCCGCAGCTACCGAAGGGCCGGACATTGAAGGACGCTCCTTGCCTGTCGCATGCGGCATCTTGTCTAGGACTATTGTCGACAGCCCCGTCGCCTGTTGGATCCTTCCCGTCCGGCTGAGGTCCGAGACGCACAACGATGTTGCCTTCATCGGAGTAAGTGCTGCCATCTACACCAGCAAAGACTGCTTGCCTGGCTTGGCTTATGCATCAATCCTCGTGCAAAGACCGTTATTCCAGTCTTGTCCCTGCTAGAGCCAGTTGCAAGCCCGGCAGCCATGGAACACAACCAGACTGACCAACCTTTTGACAATAGGAACATTTTGTGCAAATCAACGAGCTTCGAGGTGACGGGCAGATGCACCAAATTGTGCGTAAGAGCGACTTTGGTGCTAGAATCCGGAACGCAGTGGTCCTCGGAGACCCTTTACAGCATGgactcgacgacgaaaaCTCGAGCTttgccgtcgagccggaGGGCTCTGATTGCTCAATGCCAGACGCAACAGTTCCGGCAACGGCAGACGCCAGCAAGCGATGCCTTCCTCCCCAGCTACTCGTGCTCATGCTGGAGTCTGGTGATGCCATCTTTCTATTTTTGAGGCGGCAGCCTGACAAGTCCCTTGACTTCGTCCTTGCAAGGCACACTCTTGCCAAGAAAATACCCTACATGGGGTTTCATCTGGCAGTAGATCCGTCATCCCGCTACATGGCTTCTGCATCTGCCGATGGTCTATTTGTAACTTATGAGCTCGAGGCGATGTCTGCACTCAATGCGCAGTACCAGTCGCGGGGCACTTTCACCCCGGTTAAGGCTGTTCGTCTGCGGTCCATACACGGCGTCATCCACAAGCTTGGCTTCCTCTATCCCCAGCCTACAGAAGGCCGTCACATCATCTTGATCCTTCTCGTCGTTCGAAATGAGAGGAATCTCGGAGAGCCCGTCACTCGCATGCTCAACTATGAATGGGAGGTCGGAGATGACCTCAAGAGCGTTTTTGCCGCGGAGAAGGTTGGCTACCGGTTGCCAAAAGAGCACGAGATGCCGCTTCTCTTTATTCCTCTGAAATTTAACAACTCCTTCTTCATTGTCTCCTCTAGCCTCATTGGCATCGTCAAGGACTGTCTCACGGGGTCGCCAGTGTTCGAGTCGTTGCGAACAGATGCCCCTAGTCAAACTGGCTTATTTCACGGCACGGGGAGCCCAATTTGGACGGCATGGGCCAGGCCATTCCGACACAAGGGATATTTCGAGAGAACTGATATCATCTATCTAGGCCGAGAAgacggcgtcatcgtccaTGTCGAGATGGAAGCTACAGATTTGGTGCCTTCTGTGACAAACGTGGGGTGCCTGGATTCCAACATCAACACCGCGTTTGCTACTGCATACGACACCTTTTCCGATATTTTGATTATTGGTGGAGATAGTGGGCCAGGAGGTATATGGAAGGTATATGTGCAATGACCCGATGTCAATCCCTATTCCGAATTGCTGCTCACGATATTTGTCAAGCTTGCGCCTCGCACCGAGCTCGAACAAGTGAGCGTTTTGCCCAACTGGTCGCCTGTTATCGATGCCACCGCGACTGTGCGGCATGCCGGTAACGCTGCCACGGCCACAGGCACTGGCGGAACGCAGTCTGCCACCGCCAGGCAGTCGAGTCTCCACGAGCCATGGACGCAGCCTGACACGTTGTTCACAGTGTCAGGCCGTGGAGTGAAGGGCAGCGTCACGCAGTGGAGGTGGGGTGTGCAGGCGCGCATTGGCCTGGAGGTGGAATCCGGTGAGCCAGTCAGACAGTCATGGGTACTGACACTAAGGGATGGAGAACGAAGAAGACTGCATGCGCTGCTCTCACTCCCTTACTCATCACTTGTGCTTCGATTTTCGGAAAACTTTGATCAGGTCGACTCACTCGGTGCAGACGATTCCCCCTTTGATCTTGCATCCAGGACACTGGCCGCTTGCGAAACGGCACAAGGCGGAATAGTCCAAGTCACGGAACGGACCGCTACCTCCATCAGGGGTGGAGAAATGTAGGTCGGACATTGAGCTGAACAGTCTTTCAGAAGAATGCTGACACAGACACAAGCACACGAGTTTCATTCGAGGAACTTCTCGGTCCGGATGTCGGCACAGTTGACAATGCCTTTGTTGCAGACGACACAGTCGTCATATCCTCGCATGGCAGACGAGGTTCGCAGTTGCATACGTTTTCCCTCGCGGTCAAATTCAATCGCGACAGCACGTGGGACGTCCAGGGGGAGACGACTTGTGTCTCGCTTCTCACTGTCTCCAATCGTTTCTTCGTCGTTGCGGGCTCGATGCTGGACGGAAACCCATGGTTATCGGTCTACACATTGAACGGATCAGTCATCGCAAGTCAAAGAGTTTCCAACGAGACCGGTCAGTATTATTCATGAATCCCTTTTGCATGGCCTTGCGATAGCTAGCACGGCCAACATGTATTGGAGGGGCGGCTGACAATCATCACGGACGGGTAGGCATCCGATTTGAGGCACTGACGAGCTTGTGCGCCATCCACCAGGACAAAGGCGAAGTGCACATCGCCGCAGGGACCAGATGCGGCCACCTCCTCAACATCAAGCTCCCCGGTCAAGAGTCCGAGGAAATCACCTGGACCGCCGAGACCATTGGGCTCGCACCGGTGGAAGTGTCACTCGCATCCAGCTCATTCAACGGCACGGGCACGGCGCTCATGTGCTGCGATAATGCGCTCACGGTGATGACCGACTTCTCGAAGCGTGACGGCAAGTTCAGACGGAAGCATGCCGTTTGGCTGACGGATGCAAACGACgcgtcgatgccctcgccCCCCGTGCATTCGGTCTGCAGCCTGAAGCGAAACTTGTCTCGCTATTCCGGACACCTCTCTCTGATGGTTCAGGCTGGATCCAGGCTACTTCTGGCCGAGACCTGGCCTCACGTCGGACTTGTTCCCAGAAGCATACCTATCGAgggcacgccgacgaggatcaTCTACTCACAGACGTGGGATTGCTTGGTGATA of the Drechmeria coniospora strain ARSEF 6962 chromosome 01, whole genome shotgun sequence genome contains:
- a CDS encoding thermotolerance protein; translated protein: MAFQTSVLRDGEWVTETANFQAALEQATASTVAAATEGPDIEGRSLPVACGILSRTIVDSPVACWILPVRLRSETHNDVAFIGEHFVQINELRGDGQMHQIVRKSDFGARIRNAVVLGDPLQHGLDDENSSFAVEPEGSDCSMPDATVPATADASKRCLPPQLLVLMLESGDAIFLFLRRQPDKSLDFVLARHTLAKKIPYMGFHLAVDPSSRYMASASADGLFVTYELEAMSALNAQYQSRGTFTPVKAVRLRSIHGVIHKLGFLYPQPTEGRHIILILLVVRNERNLGEPVTRMLNYEWEVGDDLKSVFAAEKVGYRLPKEHEMPLLFIPLKFNNSFFIVSSSLIGIVKDCLTGSPVFESLRTDAPSQTGLFHGTGSPIWTAWARPFRHKGYFERTDIIYLGREDGVIVHVEMEATDLVPSVTNVGCLDSNINTAFATAYDTFSDILIIGGDSGPGGIWKLAPRTELEQVSVLPNWSPVIDATATVRHAGNAATATGTGGTQSATARQSSLHEPWTQPDTLFTVSGRGVKGSVTQWRWGVQARIGLEVESGEPVRQSWVLTLRDGERRRLHALLSLPYSSLVLRFSENFDQVDSLGADDSPFDLASRTLAACETAQGGIVQVTERTATSIRGGEITRVSFEELLGPDVGTVDNAFVADDTVVISSHGRRGSQLHTFSLAVKFNRDSTWDVQGETTCVSLLTVSNRFFVVAGSMLDGNPWLSVYTLNGSVIASQRVSNETGIRFEALTSLCAIHQDKGEVHIAAGTRCGHLLNIKLPGQESEEITWTAETIGLAPVEVSLASSSFNGTGTALMCCDNALTVMTDFSKRDGKFRRKHAVWLTDANDASMPSPPVHSVCSLKRNLSRYSGHLSLMVQAGSRLLLAETWPHVGLVPRSIPIEGTPTRIIYSQTWDCLVIALLKHNQPTLAFVDAESGEIISVPSDKDGNASEFISGLGHVGDRIYGLHEWLYTKAGKTFSFILVATKDGRLLIVSVNKMKSRPQEGQATRLHYWTRHKKVIGRPIYSVVGDDQGIVFCADRTLHWEVLDLVEKRLKPMGKYELDSAAISLRLVHGTIFALTTMHSLEIIGYRYMADGNEGMALMHSDRVSRRTVHMMSAGCPTDRHGRWPVTLLSDQKGGFAGIRIPWGQHGKEFATVFEGALPQSVRRFVGARSRPFWLAGEGHDVRFGTLPSGSDGVEIFGFSLNGSLQHFTLIGIQLWRFLHLIQKMASSALDGHGSATATVSIKAAAEGVKDMRDETGGDDEGVRSASRHPTLMHIDGDMIERCCRRCSLGQLVGTTDGFILFCQYLDGLDGGRHTQGFRSEEISESVRRERYLALGDEILEYLFRPVI